In Effusibacillus pohliae DSM 22757, a single genomic region encodes these proteins:
- a CDS encoding molybdopterin-binding protein, whose product MREVHVRDAVGMRLAHDLTRIVPGEFKGRIFKKGHVIREEDIPLLLDIGKEHIYVLDLQPGELHEDDAAIRLSRAVMGDHLTVSEPSEGKVSLASGIHGLLKVDIEALLMINSIGELAVVTKKTNRVVQPGEEVAAMRAIPLVIAEQKIVQAETIAKMSAPVITVLPFRSLKVGIVTTGSEIVTGRIADRFGPRIREKLAPFGAVVLGQKIVGDQKADIQAGIREFLAQGAELVICTGGMSVDPDDRTPGAIHELATEVVAYGMPILPGSMTMLAYIGEVPVFGLPGAVIYEEVTAFDLFLPRILAGDKVTGKEIAELGHGGLLK is encoded by the coding sequence GAGTTCAAGGGCCGGATTTTTAAAAAGGGGCATGTGATTCGGGAAGAGGATATCCCGCTCTTGCTGGACATCGGCAAGGAACACATTTACGTGTTGGACTTGCAGCCGGGAGAACTGCATGAGGATGATGCGGCGATCCGGCTGTCCCGGGCGGTCATGGGAGATCATTTGACAGTATCGGAACCGTCGGAAGGCAAGGTGTCCCTGGCGTCGGGGATTCACGGTTTGTTGAAAGTGGACATTGAAGCGCTGTTGATGATCAACTCGATCGGCGAGTTGGCCGTCGTCACGAAAAAAACGAACCGCGTCGTGCAACCGGGCGAGGAAGTGGCGGCGATGCGGGCGATTCCGCTGGTGATCGCCGAACAAAAAATCGTGCAGGCGGAAACGATCGCCAAAATGTCCGCCCCGGTGATCACCGTATTGCCGTTCCGTTCACTTAAGGTGGGGATCGTGACGACCGGCAGCGAGATCGTCACAGGCCGGATTGCTGATAGGTTTGGCCCCCGCATCCGGGAGAAGCTTGCGCCGTTTGGCGCTGTCGTGCTCGGACAAAAAATCGTCGGTGACCAAAAAGCGGACATCCAGGCGGGCATCCGGGAGTTTTTGGCGCAAGGGGCGGAGCTTGTCATTTGCACCGGCGGCATGTCGGTCGATCCGGACGACCGGACTCCGGGCGCGATTCATGAGCTGGCAACCGAAGTGGTCGCTTATGGCATGCCGATTTTGCCCGGTTCGATGACGATGCTCGCCTATATCGGCGAGGTGCCTGTGTTCGGCTTGCCGGGCGCTGTGATCTATGAAGAGGTGACGGCGTTTGACCTGTTCCTGCCGCGCATACTGGCCGGCGACAAGGTGACGGGCAAAGAGATTGCCGAACTGGGGCACGGGGGTCTGCTCAAATGA